The Agrobacterium cucumeris genome has a segment encoding these proteins:
- a CDS encoding spike base protein, RCAP_Rcc01079 family has product MAETYEHYTAGLESPASHGFDIVPDDTNPLPSPTRAIYVGNGGQLCLTLLSGTTVTFQNLSAGSLLPVRATRVFATRTTATGIIGLS; this is encoded by the coding sequence ATGGCTGAGACTTACGAACACTACACCGCCGGCCTGGAATCACCGGCATCCCACGGTTTCGACATCGTGCCCGACGATACTAATCCGCTTCCTTCGCCCACGCGTGCCATTTATGTCGGCAATGGCGGGCAGCTTTGCCTCACCCTGCTTTCCGGAACGACCGTCACTTTCCAGAACCTTTCCGCAGGCAGCCTTTTGCCGGTCCGGGCAACACGCGTATTTGCAACCCGCACCACCGCAACGGGGATAATCGGACTGAGCTAG
- a CDS encoding LysR family transcriptional regulator, whose protein sequence is MMGRKPASRADTFELRHLRYFTTLVDERNFERAAARLGIAQPGLSQQIMALEDIVGMPLLDRTRRSVKLTTPGQLLYEDARKILANAEATLAALKRVDRGETGRISIGYVASAAYSGLLIKSIASFRASHPDVELQLIEMEMRLQLAKIADGNLDFAFIRPPAPIPEGVATQVVLREPLMAALPENHPLAFALQVDLKNLAGETFITPRQPPDVGFHYNTIEACNEAGFQPAISPEGRDYTTIASMVAIGLGVALVPRSLDCLRLPGVRYVPLAASSTTSDLAIAHRKTEASPAVRAFILHTRS, encoded by the coding sequence ATGATGGGCAGGAAGCCGGCAAGCCGGGCGGACACATTCGAGCTGCGCCACCTGCGCTATTTCACCACGCTGGTGGATGAGCGCAATTTCGAGCGCGCCGCCGCCCGCCTCGGCATTGCCCAGCCGGGTTTGAGCCAGCAGATCATGGCGCTTGAGGATATTGTCGGCATGCCGCTGCTCGACCGGACACGCCGGTCGGTAAAGCTGACCACGCCCGGCCAGCTGCTCTACGAGGATGCCCGGAAAATCCTCGCCAATGCCGAGGCAACGCTTGCGGCCCTCAAACGTGTGGATCGCGGTGAGACCGGCCGCATCTCCATCGGTTATGTGGCCTCTGCCGCCTATTCCGGCCTGCTGATAAAGTCCATCGCCAGTTTCCGCGCTTCCCATCCCGATGTGGAACTGCAACTCATCGAAATGGAGATGCGGCTGCAACTGGCCAAGATCGCCGACGGCAATCTGGATTTCGCCTTCATCCGCCCACCGGCGCCCATTCCGGAAGGGGTCGCCACCCAGGTGGTTCTGCGCGAACCGCTGATGGCGGCCCTGCCGGAAAATCATCCCCTGGCCTTTGCGCTGCAGGTCGACCTGAAGAACCTTGCAGGGGAAACCTTCATCACCCCGCGACAGCCGCCGGATGTCGGCTTTCATTACAATACGATAGAAGCCTGCAACGAGGCCGGGTTCCAGCCGGCGATCAGCCCGGAAGGCCGGGACTACACCACCATTGCCAGCATGGTGGCCATTGGTCTCGGCGTGGCATTGGTGCCACGCTCACTCGATTGCCTGAGGTTGCCCGGCGTACGTTATGTGCCGCTTGCCGCAAGCTCCACCACCTCTGATCTCGCCATCGCCCATCGAAAAACGGAAGCTTCTCCGGCAGTGAGAGCCTTCATTCTCCACACACGCAGCTAA
- a CDS encoding TonB-dependent siderophore receptor gives MTVRAIKGFGVQGKTKHISILAGGCAAIAYVAFLSSGAALAQEAGTTVLQTITVEGAKKQDPKAPVKGYVAKTSASATKTGRSLIETPQSVSVITRDQMDAQNVRNLSEALNYVPGVVAQPSGSDPRFDAPRIRGFAGNQLQFLNGLRLMRTAGAPSYEVYGLERVEVIRGPASVLYGQGNPGGLINLVSKRPTFERFGEVGAQIGSFDYYQSMFDIGGPVADSDSFAYRLTGLARNAHAQTDNLQNDRYFIAPALTWQPDEDTKLTVLASYQHDNPSSPSGLPPALTYSRPGNMLDRSFYVGDPSFDTSNRKFTNIGYEFEHRFDDTFTFRQNARYSNFDWSYRALGMSSTSGGMIGNLIRRNATLQDELLNTFNIDNSLQADFSTGPVDHTLLVGLDYRYFDNNVKTEFWAATPLNPVNPVYGGPISLTSRTLYADVKTDISQIGLYAQDEMAIENWRITAGLRQDWASTGGTTFNGTTYRALDKDDHKLTGRVGVSYLFDGGIAPYVSYATSFEPVPQPAVGDAPKPTTGEQWEAGIKYQPEGFDGFFSAAIYDLKQKNVTTTVGGVTQQMDEAHVKGLELEGAASIADGLDLRAAYTYMDSEVAGRVNNGRELDNAPQHAASLWLDYTFAEDTALEGFGIGGGVRYVGKRYGDAANTFEMKGLALLDLGVHYEKNGYRASLLVQNLTDKEYISSCSTFGCYYGDGRTVMGKLTYRW, from the coding sequence ATGACGGTGCGGGCGATAAAGGGTTTTGGCGTGCAGGGAAAAACCAAACACATTTCCATTCTGGCCGGCGGCTGCGCCGCCATTGCCTATGTGGCGTTTTTATCCTCAGGCGCTGCCCTTGCTCAAGAAGCCGGGACGACAGTGCTCCAGACCATCACCGTGGAAGGCGCCAAAAAACAGGACCCCAAGGCTCCCGTGAAGGGTTATGTGGCGAAAACCAGCGCCAGTGCCACCAAGACCGGCCGATCCCTGATCGAGACGCCGCAATCGGTCTCCGTCATCACCCGGGATCAGATGGATGCGCAGAATGTCCGCAATCTCAGCGAGGCGCTGAATTATGTGCCTGGTGTCGTCGCGCAGCCGTCAGGCTCCGATCCGCGCTTTGATGCGCCGCGAATTCGCGGCTTCGCCGGAAACCAGCTGCAGTTCCTCAATGGTCTCCGGCTGATGCGCACGGCCGGTGCACCCTCCTACGAAGTCTATGGCCTGGAGCGGGTGGAGGTCATTCGCGGGCCGGCCTCGGTGCTTTATGGTCAGGGTAATCCCGGTGGACTCATCAATCTCGTCAGCAAGCGGCCGACCTTCGAGCGTTTCGGTGAAGTAGGCGCGCAGATCGGCAGCTTCGATTATTACCAGTCGATGTTCGATATTGGTGGTCCGGTGGCGGATAGCGACAGCTTCGCCTATCGCCTGACCGGTCTTGCCCGCAATGCCCATGCCCAGACCGACAATCTGCAGAACGATCGTTATTTCATTGCGCCGGCTCTCACATGGCAGCCGGACGAGGATACGAAGCTGACGGTTCTTGCGTCCTATCAGCACGATAATCCAAGTTCACCTTCCGGCCTGCCGCCGGCGCTGACGTATTCGCGGCCTGGCAACATGCTGGACCGCAGTTTTTATGTCGGCGATCCGTCCTTTGATACGTCGAACCGTAAATTCACCAATATCGGCTATGAATTCGAGCATCGTTTCGACGATACTTTCACCTTCCGGCAAAATGCACGTTATTCCAATTTCGACTGGTCCTACCGGGCGCTCGGCATGTCTTCGACCAGCGGCGGCATGATCGGCAATCTCATCCGCCGGAATGCGACATTGCAGGACGAGCTGCTGAATACCTTCAATATCGATAACAGCCTGCAGGCGGATTTTTCAACCGGGCCGGTGGATCACACCCTGCTTGTCGGGCTGGATTATCGTTATTTCGATAACAACGTCAAAACCGAATTCTGGGCCGCGACGCCGCTCAATCCCGTCAACCCGGTCTATGGCGGGCCGATCAGCCTGACCTCGCGCACGCTTTATGCCGATGTGAAGACGGATATCTCGCAGATCGGCCTTTATGCCCAGGACGAGATGGCGATTGAGAACTGGCGCATCACTGCTGGCCTTCGGCAGGACTGGGCGAGTACCGGCGGCACGACCTTCAACGGCACGACCTATCGTGCACTCGACAAGGACGACCACAAGCTCACCGGTCGCGTCGGCGTCAGCTATCTCTTCGATGGCGGCATCGCACCCTATGTCAGCTATGCCACATCCTTCGAGCCGGTGCCGCAGCCGGCTGTCGGTGATGCGCCGAAGCCGACCACCGGCGAGCAATGGGAAGCCGGCATCAAATACCAGCCCGAAGGTTTCGACGGTTTCTTCTCCGCGGCGATCTATGATCTGAAGCAGAAGAATGTGACGACGACGGTGGGCGGCGTGACGCAGCAGATGGACGAGGCGCACGTGAAAGGCCTCGAACTTGAAGGCGCTGCAAGCATTGCCGACGGGCTCGATCTGCGTGCGGCCTATACCTACATGGACAGCGAAGTCGCCGGCCGCGTTAACAACGGCAGGGAACTGGACAATGCACCGCAGCATGCCGCGAGCCTGTGGCTCGACTACACATTTGCGGAGGATACGGCGCTTGAAGGCTTCGGGATCGGCGGCGGCGTCCGTTATGTCGGAAAGCGTTATGGCGATGCCGCCAATACCTTCGAAATGAAGGGTCTCGCTTTGCTCGATCTCGGCGTGCATTACGAGAAGAACGGCTATCGCGCTTCGCTCCTCGTGCAAAACTTGACTGATAAAGAATATATTTCTAGTTGCTCCACTTTCGGATGCTATTACGGTGACGGAAGAACGGTTATGGGCAAGCTGACCTATCGTTGGTGA
- a CDS encoding iron-siderophore ABC transporter substrate-binding protein — protein MTRKDLWMSPLWGRREFLGLLAASALAGKARAAVTPRIAAIDWAMLETSVALGVMPVAATELIQFRVGAVEPEIPESVVDLGLRGAPNFELLQLTRPDLILISPFYTRYTGRLEAIAPVFSLPFYVKGEPPFGKALAAVSALGEKLGRADEARRVLSETDAALQAMRTRLAGFSARPTYVINIGDARHFRAFGADSMFGDVLGRLGLANAWVDRSQFTFAAPVPLENLAASPEARIVIVSDIPVEARESLRNSAIWRALPAVRENRVVTLGNIGPYGGITAGMRFARLLTEALTAQGEAP, from the coding sequence ATGACGCGCAAGGATCTATGGATGTCCCCCCTTTGGGGGCGGCGGGAATTTTTAGGCCTGCTCGCCGCTTCGGCTCTTGCAGGCAAGGCGCGGGCGGCGGTGACGCCCCGCATCGCCGCAATCGACTGGGCCATGCTCGAAACCTCCGTGGCGCTCGGCGTCATGCCGGTGGCAGCAACCGAGCTCATCCAGTTCAGGGTCGGTGCGGTCGAGCCGGAAATCCCTGAGAGCGTCGTTGATCTTGGTCTGCGCGGCGCACCGAATTTCGAGCTTCTGCAATTGACCCGGCCAGATCTCATTCTGATCTCGCCTTTTTACACGCGCTACACCGGCAGGCTTGAGGCGATTGCGCCGGTCTTCTCGCTGCCCTTTTACGTGAAGGGCGAGCCCCCTTTCGGAAAGGCGCTTGCGGCAGTGTCGGCTCTTGGCGAGAAGCTCGGCCGGGCTGATGAGGCGCGCAGGGTTTTGAGCGAAACGGACGCGGCGCTGCAAGCCATGCGCACCCGCCTTGCCGGTTTTTCCGCGCGGCCAACCTATGTGATCAATATTGGTGACGCCCGGCATTTTCGTGCGTTTGGTGCGGACAGCATGTTCGGGGATGTGCTTGGTCGGCTGGGGCTCGCCAATGCCTGGGTGGATCGTTCGCAATTCACTTTCGCAGCGCCGGTGCCGCTGGAAAATCTTGCCGCGTCGCCGGAGGCGCGTATCGTCATCGTCTCCGATATTCCGGTGGAAGCCCGCGAGAGCCTGCGCAACAGCGCCATCTGGCGGGCCCTTCCGGCCGTGCGGGAAAACCGCGTGGTGACGCTCGGCAATATCGGTCCCTATGGCGGCATCACCGCCGGCATGCGTTTCGCGCGGCTTCTGACCGAGGCTTTGACGGCGCAGGGAGAAGCCCCGTGA